A genomic region of Leptolyngbya sp. NIES-2104 contains the following coding sequences:
- a CDS encoding cobalt-precorrin-6A reductase, which yields MKKRLLILGGTTEATQLATQAAKIPSLEVISSLAGRTQQPINPTGTVRSGGFGGVEGLVHYLQDQQIDLLIDATHPFAAQISWNAATAVDRVSIPRLSIVRPAWESEPHWIEVESNEAAAAILPNLAQRIFLTIGRQELSTFAHLTDLWFLMRMIDPPKTVIPPGEVLLARAPFSVEQERAWMQHYQIQAIVSKNSGGDATVSKLIAARELNLPVVMVQRPPMPDGKTVSDVELALLWINQHL from the coding sequence GTGAAAAAACGTTTGCTGATTCTAGGGGGTACAACCGAAGCAACCCAGTTAGCGACACAAGCCGCAAAGATTCCAAGCTTAGAAGTGATTTCTTCGTTAGCGGGTCGTACTCAACAGCCAATTAATCCCACTGGAACAGTTCGGAGTGGTGGGTTTGGTGGCGTAGAAGGATTAGTGCACTATCTTCAAGACCAGCAGATTGATTTATTGATTGATGCGACTCATCCGTTTGCGGCTCAAATTTCGTGGAATGCAGCAACGGCAGTCGATCGCGTTTCGATTCCGCGATTGTCGATCGTGCGTCCTGCTTGGGAATCAGAACCGCACTGGATCGAAGTTGAAAGTAACGAAGCAGCAGCAGCAATTTTACCAAATTTAGCACAGCGAATTTTTTTAACGATCGGACGACAAGAGCTTTCGACATTCGCGCATCTTACAGATTTATGGTTTTTGATGCGAATGATTGATCCGCCTAAAACCGTGATTCCACCTGGAGAAGTTTTGTTAGCGCGTGCCCCATTTTCGGTTGAGCAAGAACGCGCTTGGATGCAGCACTATCAGATTCAAGCGATCGTCAGTAAAAACAGCGGCGGCGATGCAACTGTTTCTAAGTTAATTGCAGCACGAGAATTAAATTTACCTGTCGTCATGGTACAACGTCCACCAATGCCTGATGGAAAAACTGTTTCTGATGTTGAATTAGCGTTGCTATGGATTAATCAACATCTTTAA